The following are encoded in a window of Qipengyuania soli genomic DNA:
- the ahpF gene encoding alkyl hydroperoxide reductase subunit F, producing the protein MLDATMTQQLKTYLANLREPVELVASLGDDAKSAQTRELLEEIAALHDFVSASFDGTDARKPSFVIRRASDAEKWVRFAGLPMGHEFTSLVLALLWAGGHPPKVDADLIEQVRGLEGDFNFEMYFSLSCHNCPDVVQALTLMALENPRITATLIEGGTYKDEVDARDIMAVPATFLNGEPFWNGKMELAEILSRLDTGAEARAAAKLADKDPFEVLVVGGGPAGAATAIYTARKGFRTGIAAERFGGQLHDTLGIENLPGTPYTEGPKLAGEIKRHVSDYDIDLMDLAKAVKLVPATEKGGLHTVELGNGASLQARSLILATGARWRNLGVPGEAEYRNKGVAYCPHCDGPLFKGKRIAVIGGGNSGVEAAIDLAKIVGHVTLIEYDVKLRADEVLQAKLRSLPNVEIVTSGQTTEITGKDGKVDGLVVKDRQSGTERRIALEGVFVQIGLVPNTEWLQGSGLELSPHGEIVTDEEGRTNLAGIFGAGDVTDVPYKQIVVAMGEGSKAGLSAFDYLIRTEPAADIAQAA; encoded by the coding sequence ATGCTCGACGCCACCATGACCCAGCAGCTCAAGACCTATCTTGCGAACCTGCGCGAGCCGGTCGAACTCGTCGCCTCGCTGGGCGACGATGCCAAGAGCGCGCAAACGCGCGAACTGCTCGAAGAGATCGCCGCGCTGCACGATTTCGTCAGTGCCAGCTTCGACGGCACCGATGCCCGCAAGCCCAGCTTCGTGATCCGCCGCGCGAGCGATGCGGAAAAGTGGGTGCGCTTTGCCGGTCTGCCGATGGGCCATGAGTTCACCTCGCTGGTGCTCGCCCTGCTTTGGGCAGGCGGGCATCCGCCCAAGGTCGACGCCGACCTAATCGAACAGGTCCGCGGGCTTGAAGGCGACTTCAATTTCGAGATGTATTTCTCGCTCTCGTGTCACAACTGCCCCGACGTGGTGCAGGCGTTGACCCTGATGGCGCTGGAAAACCCGCGCATCACCGCGACCCTGATCGAAGGCGGCACCTACAAGGACGAGGTCGACGCGCGCGACATCATGGCCGTGCCCGCGACCTTCCTCAACGGCGAGCCGTTCTGGAACGGCAAGATGGAGCTCGCCGAAATACTCAGCCGTCTCGATACTGGCGCGGAAGCGCGCGCGGCAGCGAAGCTGGCCGACAAGGATCCGTTCGAAGTCCTCGTGGTCGGTGGCGGGCCCGCGGGCGCTGCGACCGCCATCTATACCGCGCGCAAGGGTTTCAGGACCGGAATCGCGGCCGAACGCTTCGGAGGCCAGCTGCACGACACACTGGGCATCGAGAACCTGCCGGGCACGCCCTACACCGAAGGCCCCAAGCTGGCGGGTGAAATCAAGCGGCATGTTAGCGATTACGACATCGACCTGATGGACCTTGCTAAGGCGGTAAAGCTCGTCCCAGCCACGGAAAAGGGCGGTCTCCACACGGTAGAACTTGGCAATGGTGCGAGCCTCCAGGCACGCAGCCTGATCCTCGCCACCGGCGCGCGGTGGCGCAACCTCGGCGTGCCGGGCGAAGCCGAGTATCGCAACAAGGGCGTCGCCTATTGCCCGCACTGCGACGGACCGCTGTTCAAGGGCAAGCGTATCGCGGTGATCGGTGGCGGCAATTCGGGTGTCGAGGCGGCGATCGACCTTGCCAAGATCGTCGGTCACGTCACGCTGATCGAATACGACGTGAAGCTGCGCGCCGATGAGGTGCTGCAAGCGAAGCTGCGCAGCCTGCCCAATGTCGAGATCGTCACCAGTGGCCAGACCACCGAAATCACCGGCAAGGACGGCAAGGTCGACGGTCTCGTGGTCAAGGACCGCCAGTCCGGAACCGAACGCCGCATCGCGCTCGAAGGCGTGTTCGTGCAGATCGGCCTCGTCCCCAACACGGAGTGGCTGCAGGGCAGTGGGCTTGAGCTGTCGCCGCATGGAGAGATCGTCACCGACGAGGAAGGCCGCACCAATCTGGCGGGTATCTTCGGCGCGGGCGATGTCACCGATGTGCCCTACAAGCAGATCGTCGTCGCCATGGGCGAAGGCTCAAAGGCGGGACTTTCCGCCTTCGATTATCTCATCCGCACCGAACCGGCAGCGGACATCGCGCAAGCCGCCTGA